A genomic region of Dermacentor andersoni chromosome 9, qqDerAnde1_hic_scaffold, whole genome shotgun sequence contains the following coding sequences:
- the LOC129384471 gene encoding uncharacterized protein, which produces MSSSRNIESRPEGNQGPSTSTSLDREKRSKHKKRKKAAKREDAKQDADEAPKPVQSPAPVADSPAAGVELPKDTEKTPASTERQRPQEGERFSSAATRRSSAFRRVVRRLSLSMPVETLQTPACANKDAKPAAELGETSEACLPTSENTATGTRRKSSVRFGATTLQAITPNNFTKSSSCDRRLGWRTSVLIVFAIVAAVSLGVFLAVYVLHSRKHVIEHCSSVECKLAVEDMISLVDPHVSPCDDFYLHVCGKAGDKTFGGADMTARALDDMLISVQRVLRSRKSKDQGKHPGLAQLATTFHSCYAFTTSSKPLADAPLAEAIADEADILGTPDAASVLRRAVRLSLRKGISTLFTASVVTYLGDLALHVSRGKSFSEKLAQPTDGATGREFVARLFDRAFANTPNVRQLDANDTVLRLLKFDETLSSESSYARDEEMSGDSKDEFMTQYIGGRDWLHFVNSLLPENSQLKEASLVLVSQADRMKKAADELRKKTDLGVIYILLHVAMEVGRFYIVPLSQVTRTCLRMAQEILPPLVSNVFHNLTATTKSDPSRAGTVFVSIRDVFAKHPLTLGISEGDEKKAASFLGSVNLRVQKTTVSAWPNESGWHEAVDSSPAAFPRMHAALKTREALRRLNDPPSVEQATFGRHEVTNDVVYSRLLNEVFLPASLRRPPVLYSGQVPREFNVGTVGVLLATQVFHANEPSESDLRDWYDQHVGAFGRCMRESKPTAIASQFDALPESRLLELFILAYSVKVAHRAVRDHYYGYDPYASNFGDVLGKAQRTFFRRFCLLSCGDSAQNDTGESRLACLVPVLSTPEFYEAFGCTVDKGAQCAPLS; this is translated from the exons ACACTGAGAAAACTCCGGCGTCGACGGAGCGCCAGCGGCCGCAAGAGGGCGAGCGCTTTTCATCGGCGGCGACCAGGCGTTCCTCGGCCTTCCGTCGCGTGGTCCGGAGGCTGTCCTTGTCCATGCCAGTCGAGACGTTGCAAACGCCTGCCTGCGCGAACAAG GACGCGAAGCCAGCCGCCGAACTAGGAGAGACCTCCGAGGCTTGCCTACCGACAAGCGAAAACACCGCCACCGGAACCAGGAGGAAGTCATCAGTCCGCT TTGGCGCAACAACCCTTCAAGCGATCACGCCCAACAATTTCACCAAGAGCTCGTCATGCGACCGCAGGCTCGGGTGGCGAACGAGTGTGCTCATCGTCTTCGCCATCGTGGCGGCCGTGTCGCTTGGCGTTTTCCTCGCTGTTTACGTGCTGCACTCTCGGAAGCACGTAATAGAGCACTGCTCCAGCGTCGAGTGCAAGTTGGCCGTCGAAGACATGATATCGCTCGTGGACCCTCACGTCAGCCCGTGCGACGACTTCTACCTACACGTGTGCGGCAAAGCGGGCGACAAGACCTTCGGCGGCGCCGACATGACGGCGCGGGCGCTCGACGACATGCTCATATCTGTTCAGCGGGTTCTGCGTAGCCGCAAGAGCAAGGACCAGGGAAAGCACCCGGGCCTCGCGCaactggcgaccacgtttcactcTTGCTACGCGTTCACCACTTCGTCCAAGCCTCTCGCCGACGCGCCTCTCGCGGAGGCCATCGCCGACGAGGCGGACATCCTGGGAACCCCCGACGCCGCGTCCGTCCTGCGACGCGCTGTCCGGCTGTCGCTTCGAAAAGGGATCTCCACCCTGTTCACCGCGAGCGTCGTCACTTACCTGGGCGACTTGGCCCTGCACGTGTCGCGCGGGAAATCGTTCAGCGAGAAGCTGGCCCAGCCGACCGACGGCGCGACGGGGCGCGAGTTCGTGGCGCGGCTTTTCGATCGCGCGTTCGCAAACACCCCGAACGTTCGGCAGCTCGACGCCAACGACACCGTGCTGCGCCTGCTGAAATTCGACGAGACTCTCTCGTCGGAAAGCAGCTACGCGAGGGACGAAGAAATGAGCGGCGATTCGAAGGACGAGTTCATGACGCAGTACATCGGTGGCCGTGACTGGCTACATTTCGTCAACTCCCTCTTGCCGGAAAACTCGCAGCTGAAGGAGGCGTCACTCGTGCTCGTTTCCCAGGCGGACAGGATGAAAAAGGCCGCAGATGAACTCCGCAAGAAGACAGACTTGGGAGTCATTTACATCTTGCTCCACGTTGCAATGGAGGTTGGGCGCTTTTACATCGTTCCATTGAGCCAAGTGACAAGAACGTGTTTACGAATGGCGCAGGAAATTTTACCGCCGTTGGTGTCAAACGTCTTCCACAACTTGACGGCCACTACGAAATCGGACCCATCGAGAGCTGGTACCGTTTTCGTCAGCATTCGGGACGTATTCGCTAAGCACCCCCTGACGTTGGGCATAAGCGAAGGCGACGAGAAGAAAGCGGCCTCCTTCCTCGGCAGCGTCAACCTGCGCGTCCAAAAGACCACGGTCAGCGCGTGGCCCAACGAGTCGGGCTGGCACGAAGCCGTCGACTCCTCGCCTGCCGCCTTTCCCCGGATGCACGCCGCCCTGAAGACACGCGAAGCCCTAAGACGCCTCAACGACCCGCCTTCCGTGGAACAGGCGACCTTCGGCCGCCACGAGGTCACCAACGACGTCGTCTACTCGCGGCTGCTGAACGAGGTCTTCCTTCCCGCGTCCCTGCGACGCCCGCCAGTCCTGTATTCGGGCCAAGTTCCCAGGGAGTTCAACGTGGGCACCGTGGGCGTTCTATTGGCCACGCAAGTGTTCCACGCTAACGAGCCGTCCGAGAGCGACCTCCGTGACTGGTACGACCAGCACGTGGGCGCCTTCGGTCGCTGCATGAGGGAGTCGAAACCGACTGCGATCGCCTCGCAGTTCGACGCGCTGCCGGAGAGCCGGCTGCTCGAGCTGTTCATCCTGGCGTATTCGGTCAAGGTCGCCCACAGGGCGGTCAGGGACCACTACTACGGCTACGACCCCTACGCGAGCAACTTCGGCGACGTGCTTGGAAAGGCGCAGCGCACTTTCTTCCGCAGGTTCTGTCTGCTGTCGTGCGGCGACAGCGCGCAGAACGACACCGGCGAGTCGCGACTCGCCTGCCTCGTGCCCGTCCTCAGCACGCCCGAGTTCTACGAGGCCTTCGGATGTACAGTCGACAAGGGGGCACAATGCGCCCCCTTATCGTAG